The Microbulbifer sp. YPW1 genome contains a region encoding:
- the msrA gene encoding peptide-methionine (S)-S-oxide reductase MsrA — protein sequence MHYDKTQIPAADEALPGRAEAMPISGKHFVSGHSMVAPFPEGMQQAVFGMGCFWGAERLFWEIDGVYVTAVGYAGGHTPNPNYQEVCSGGTGHAEVVLVVFDPAKVSFEELLRHFWEEHDPTQGMRQGNDLGTQYRSCIYTYGEAQLAEAQASERAFQQALAEKGFGAITTEIQPAPTFYYAEEDHQQYLAKNPGGYCGLAGTGACLLR from the coding sequence ATGCACTACGACAAGACCCAGATCCCCGCCGCCGATGAGGCGCTTCCCGGCCGTGCAGAGGCGATGCCGATCAGCGGCAAGCATTTCGTGTCCGGTCACTCCATGGTTGCGCCGTTTCCCGAAGGCATGCAGCAAGCGGTATTTGGCATGGGCTGCTTCTGGGGAGCAGAGAGATTGTTCTGGGAGATCGACGGCGTGTATGTCACTGCCGTGGGATACGCCGGTGGCCACACGCCCAACCCGAATTACCAGGAGGTATGTAGTGGTGGAACCGGGCATGCAGAAGTGGTGTTGGTGGTATTTGACCCGGCCAAGGTGAGCTTTGAGGAGCTGCTGCGCCATTTCTGGGAAGAGCATGATCCGACCCAGGGGATGCGTCAGGGCAATGATCTCGGTACCCAGTACCGCTCCTGTATATATACCTATGGCGAGGCGCAGCTGGCCGAGGCGCAGGCTTCTGAGCGGGCTTTCCAGCAGGCGCTGGCGGAGAAGGGCTTTGGTGCGATTACCACGGAAATCCAGCCTGCCCCCACGTTTTATTATGCCGAGGAAGATCACCAGCAGTACCTGGCCAAGAACCCGGGTGGTTACTGTGGCCTGGCCGGTACCGGCGCCTGTCTGTTGCGCTGA
- a CDS encoding porin codes for MTKSIRRTLLASAFGAAVLNANAVPIYQSNEVTLYMEGYFTAHMVNTMGNTSMQNGASRIRFGLNVPAYDNWDTGFNLEWGVAAINSAQNIVIQGDQQAAPGDRNDSLFLRQGHAFAKHPKWGEFSAGKQWGVYYEVTYITDWYNVSGGLASGTYGLGTDGGVTGTGRADSAFAWRKAWEFEAGEFKIGIQTARHVAQLEIDVELTPDTRLVCPPRDCEYGLSHGIAAVYRADIGDGFFIGAAFNRVKLDISSSDGLLYDISGDEPVLITDQYAFNASSNDWTSALGMYYGEQAFAKGFYGAVVFQRSQNNELAPPGSVVGITNFFDAKGSESFMSYTWGRDNCYSVYGGHNYLVSDDPGFEAGLVRGDRYKLAQYYLGFQYRWNERVRLYWENAIDSSNEVAQPVADDFMAVGFRIDI; via the coding sequence ATGACAAAAAGTATCCGCAGAACATTACTGGCGAGCGCCTTTGGCGCTGCAGTATTAAATGCAAATGCGGTGCCCATTTACCAATCAAACGAAGTCACGCTCTATATGGAGGGTTACTTTACCGCCCATATGGTGAACACCATGGGCAATACCAGCATGCAGAACGGCGCCTCGCGCATCCGCTTCGGTCTCAACGTACCCGCCTACGACAATTGGGACACCGGCTTCAATCTGGAATGGGGTGTAGCGGCGATCAATTCTGCCCAGAACATCGTAATTCAGGGCGATCAGCAGGCGGCGCCAGGGGACAGAAACGATTCACTATTCCTTCGCCAGGGGCATGCCTTCGCCAAACATCCAAAATGGGGTGAGTTTTCTGCAGGTAAACAGTGGGGCGTTTATTACGAAGTTACCTATATCACCGACTGGTACAACGTGTCCGGCGGCCTCGCCAGCGGGACTTATGGTCTGGGCACAGATGGTGGTGTAACCGGCACCGGACGCGCGGACAGTGCCTTCGCATGGCGAAAAGCATGGGAGTTTGAAGCGGGCGAATTCAAGATCGGTATTCAGACCGCACGGCACGTGGCTCAGCTGGAAATCGATGTCGAACTGACACCGGATACTCGACTTGTGTGTCCCCCAAGAGACTGTGAGTACGGCCTCAGCCACGGTATCGCAGCGGTTTACCGTGCCGATATCGGTGACGGCTTTTTTATCGGCGCGGCTTTCAATCGGGTGAAGCTGGATATTTCCAGCAGTGACGGCCTGCTTTACGACATCTCGGGCGATGAGCCCGTATTAATCACCGATCAATACGCGTTCAACGCCAGTAGTAACGATTGGACCTCCGCCCTGGGTATGTACTACGGCGAGCAAGCCTTCGCCAAAGGGTTTTACGGTGCAGTAGTGTTCCAGCGATCCCAGAACAACGAGCTGGCGCCTCCCGGTTCCGTTGTCGGTATCACCAACTTTTTCGATGCAAAGGGCTCGGAGTCCTTTATGAGTTACACCTGGGGCCGCGATAACTGTTATTCCGTATACGGTGGGCACAACTACCTGGTTTCCGATGATCCCGGGTTTGAGGCGGGGCTGGTACGCGGCGACAGGTACAAACTTGCCCAGTACTACCTGGGGTTCCAGTACCGCTGGAACGAACGCGTACGGCTCTACTGGGAAAATGCGATCGATTCCAGCAACGAAGTGGCACAGCCGGTGGCAGATGATTTTATGGCCGTCGGTTTTCGCATCGACATCTGA
- a CDS encoding DUF599 domain-containing protein, translated as MDYASLAGFFLTWAGYTVFARRKAKTAWCLASSMQWYRVEWMLRMLERDMRMPDAAILSNLERVIGFFASTSILILAGLVTALSANSAAVEVLSSLPFSQTTTVEQFELKVMVLIVIYIFAFFNFTWSLRQYSFANVLLGAAPAVDEEEVTREERRRYAISAAKVIDQAGHSYNYGLRSFYFSMAVMGWFVHPILFVFGYLAVIWVLYMREFRSRTLQVILAAEGRSLDQVRDK; from the coding sequence ATGGACTATGCGAGCCTGGCAGGGTTTTTCCTGACTTGGGCTGGCTATACGGTGTTTGCTCGCCGCAAAGCGAAGACGGCGTGGTGCCTGGCGTCCTCTATGCAATGGTATCGGGTTGAATGGATGTTGCGCATGCTGGAGCGGGATATGCGTATGCCAGATGCGGCCATCCTCAGCAACCTCGAGCGGGTGATCGGCTTCTTCGCCTCCACCAGCATCCTGATCCTGGCGGGTCTGGTAACGGCACTGTCCGCCAACAGCGCCGCGGTGGAAGTTCTCAGCAGCCTGCCGTTTTCCCAGACCACCACGGTGGAGCAGTTTGAGCTCAAGGTCATGGTGCTCATCGTGATCTATATCTTTGCGTTCTTCAATTTCACCTGGTCGCTGCGCCAGTATTCGTTTGCCAACGTGCTGCTGGGGGCGGCACCCGCGGTAGACGAGGAGGAGGTGACCCGGGAGGAGCGCCGCCGCTACGCGATCAGTGCCGCCAAAGTGATCGATCAGGCGGGGCACAGCTACAACTACGGCCTGCGATCGTTCTATTTCTCCATGGCGGTGATGGGCTGGTTCGTGCATCCCATCCTGTTTGTATTCGGCTATCTGGCCGTTATCTGGGTGCTTTATATGCGGGAGTTCCGTTCGCGTACCCTGCAGGTCATCCTCGCCGCGGAGGGGCGCTCCCTGGATCAGGTGCGGGACAAGTAG
- a CDS encoding molecular chaperone DnaJ, whose protein sequence is MILLIAVGIFAWLAIQKFKYSPPEQRRKLIIQWVLIALALAAVLLAISGRLHWVGAAVAVVLPIVNRLWRMFGRHLPWIAPLIAKHAQAKAERDKAKQDPGGEQQSRSESASQNPREPQLTLEEARKVLSVSANASREEIIGAHRKLIQKFHPDRGGNDYLASRINAAKALLLKHLDN, encoded by the coding sequence ATGATCCTGTTAATTGCCGTCGGCATTTTCGCCTGGCTGGCAATCCAGAAATTCAAATACAGCCCGCCGGAACAGCGGCGCAAACTCATCATTCAGTGGGTATTGATTGCGCTGGCGCTGGCTGCTGTCTTGCTCGCCATTAGCGGGCGCCTGCACTGGGTCGGCGCCGCAGTGGCAGTGGTATTGCCGATCGTAAACCGACTCTGGCGTATGTTCGGGCGGCATCTTCCCTGGATAGCACCGTTGATCGCCAAGCACGCACAGGCCAAAGCTGAGCGAGACAAAGCCAAGCAGGATCCGGGGGGCGAACAGCAATCCCGCTCCGAAAGCGCAAGCCAAAACCCCCGCGAACCCCAATTAACTCTGGAAGAAGCACGCAAGGTCCTGAGCGTTTCCGCAAATGCGAGCCGTGAGGAAATCATCGGCGCGCACCGCAAGCTGATCCAGAAATTCCACCCGGACCGCGGCGGCAACGACTACCTCGCCTCCCGCATCAACGCCGCCAAGGCCCTGCTGCTAAAGCACCTGGACAACTGA
- a CDS encoding methyltransferase, which yields MAESNSLSRQMFGLTVRKNAHPDMRRLRREAGDASLHGNKFWKSSCLTMDYLKKHPLKKGARVLDLGCGWGLGGIFCAKEFGAKVTSLDADPSVFPFAEYHAELNNVSITTWQRRYEKVTQADLAEFDAVIGTDICFWDKLEGLLYNLTRRAMRAGVGRVMLVDPGRPPFRQLAERAEEKLDAQYFEWQTQRPMKASGCIMLAGE from the coding sequence TTGGCAGAAAGCAATTCTCTCAGCCGTCAGATGTTTGGATTGACCGTGCGGAAAAATGCGCACCCGGATATGCGCCGTTTGCGGCGCGAGGCAGGAGATGCGAGCCTGCACGGTAACAAATTCTGGAAGAGTTCCTGCCTCACCATGGATTACCTGAAAAAGCACCCGCTGAAGAAGGGCGCGAGGGTGCTGGACCTCGGCTGTGGCTGGGGGTTGGGGGGGATCTTCTGTGCGAAAGAGTTTGGCGCAAAGGTCACCTCCCTGGATGCGGACCCCAGTGTATTTCCCTTCGCCGAGTACCACGCTGAACTCAACAATGTCAGCATTACCACCTGGCAGCGACGTTACGAGAAGGTAACCCAGGCCGATCTGGCGGAGTTTGACGCAGTGATCGGTACGGATATCTGCTTCTGGGACAAACTGGAAGGGCTGTTGTACAACCTGACCCGCCGTGCCATGCGCGCCGGAGTAGGGCGCGTAATGCTGGTGGACCCGGGGCGTCCGCCGTTCAGACAGCTCGCCGAGCGCGCAGAGGAAAAGCTCGACGCCCAGTATTTCGAGTGGCAGACTCAGCGCCCGATGAAGGCCAGCGGTTGTATTATGCTCGCTGGTGAATAG
- a CDS encoding methyltransferase domain-containing protein — MGDRNFDDLAERFKKRIYGGLKGDIRLAVLNRDLAPILNADQAGDASRTLKVVDAGGGQGQFALDLAAAGHKVWLTDISAAMLELAREQVGVRALQGRVQTLQLPLQSLSSESRIPAADLLLCHAVLEWLEAPQQALVHLAESLQPSGYLSLTFYNRRALEFRLLQRGSLRQLDRNRQSGDWGGHPGSLTPKNPLLPEDVMGWVEQAGLSVVAHSGIRCFHDFMTPEMRDKLPAEAIVEKELMYSRIDPYRQLARYIHLLCRRA, encoded by the coding sequence GTGGGTGATCGCAACTTTGATGACCTCGCCGAGCGCTTTAAAAAGCGGATTTACGGTGGCCTGAAAGGGGATATCCGCCTCGCGGTACTGAACCGGGACCTGGCGCCGATCCTCAACGCCGACCAGGCGGGTGATGCGAGCCGGACACTCAAGGTAGTGGATGCGGGCGGTGGGCAAGGGCAGTTTGCCCTGGACCTGGCAGCCGCCGGGCATAAGGTCTGGCTCACCGATATTTCGGCGGCAATGCTGGAGCTGGCCCGTGAGCAGGTGGGAGTGCGCGCGCTCCAAGGGCGGGTGCAAACCCTGCAGTTGCCGTTGCAGTCGCTCTCCTCGGAGTCGCGTATTCCCGCGGCGGACCTTTTATTGTGTCACGCGGTACTGGAGTGGCTTGAGGCACCGCAGCAGGCGCTGGTGCATCTTGCCGAGAGTCTCCAACCTTCCGGATATCTTTCACTGACTTTTTATAATCGCCGCGCGCTGGAGTTTCGTTTGCTGCAGCGGGGAAGCCTGCGTCAGCTGGATCGCAATCGACAGAGTGGTGACTGGGGAGGTCATCCCGGCAGTTTGACCCCGAAGAACCCGCTACTGCCCGAGGATGTAATGGGGTGGGTGGAGCAGGCGGGGCTGTCCGTGGTGGCCCACAGTGGTATTCGCTGTTTCCACGATTTCATGACGCCGGAAATGCGCGACAAGTTGCCAGCAGAAGCGATTGTCGAGAAGGAACTGATGTACTCCCGCATTGATCCCTATCGGCAGCTGGCCCGCTACATACACTTGTTGTGCCGGCGGGCGTGA
- a CDS encoding insulinase family protein, translating to MSNVHPAFEPITSAEIESLGVRVEEYRHRRTGAQHLHIAADNPENVFLVALRTVPEDSTGVAHILEHTALCGSDKYPVRDPFFMMIRRSLNTFMNAFTSSDWTAYPFASQNRKDFDNLLDVYLDAVFFARLDPLDFAQEGHRLEFADPDNPDSDLVFKGVVFNEMKGAMSSVTSQLWQKLSKYLFPTTTYHFNSGGEPADIPDLTYDQLVSFYRTHYHPSNAIFMTFGDIEAAEHQAVFEEKALHKFDQLHKTVEVGREKLYVAPVRVEEKYPLSGEESLDEKTHIVLGWLLGDVTDLEQALTAHLLSGVLLDNSASPLMHLLETTELGQSPSPLCGLDDSQRELVFVCGIEGSERERADELEQQVLKVLEDVAENGVPYDQVSAALHQLELQQREIGGDGYPYGLQLILTALTGATHRGDAIGLLNIDAALEKLREQIQDPQFIANAARQLLLENQHRVRLVLSPDAELAGREEAAEKARLAQVKATLTDGEKQQIIQTTKALAERQLRKDDESILPKVGVEDIPAELPKVEGEKIELNNTRVTRYSAGTNGLVYQQLVATLPDFTDEERILVPYYCQTLSELGLGDKNYLEVQQWQAAVAGSLHSFTSHRTKLDNLDSQSGHFILSGKALAANQAGLTELMQATMEQVRFDELPRIKELLLQTLARREQSVVGSGHALAMAAASAGFNRAAWEGHESGGLLGLRQLKALVKSLDSTQGLEALAGKFSAIHQKILNANRQFLVIGEEDRLSDFTAALSPLAKGGEPTTNREEAPFTPRKIQEVWLANSQVNFCSKAYPTVPMSHDDAPALAVLGGFLRNGYLHRTIREQGGAYGGGASHDVNIGAFRFYSYRDPRMAETLQDFDASVDWLLNETHEESQVEEAILGVVGSMDKPGSPAGEAKKAFHSNLYGRTHAIRQEFRRKVSEVSLADLQRVGETYLQADKASTAVVTGTQGRDAGLALDLHEEKL from the coding sequence TTGAGCAACGTACACCCCGCATTTGAGCCGATTACCAGTGCCGAGATCGAATCTCTTGGCGTACGTGTGGAAGAGTACCGTCACCGCCGTACCGGCGCCCAGCACCTGCATATTGCCGCCGACAACCCGGAAAACGTATTCCTGGTTGCGCTGCGTACCGTACCGGAAGACTCCACCGGCGTCGCACATATCCTCGAACACACCGCCCTCTGCGGTAGTGACAAATACCCGGTGCGCGACCCGTTCTTCATGATGATCCGGCGCTCACTCAATACCTTTATGAACGCCTTCACCAGCTCCGACTGGACCGCCTATCCCTTCGCCAGCCAGAACCGCAAGGATTTCGACAACCTGCTGGACGTATATCTCGACGCGGTGTTTTTCGCCCGTCTCGACCCTCTGGATTTCGCCCAGGAAGGACACCGACTGGAGTTTGCTGACCCGGACAACCCCGATAGTGATCTGGTCTTCAAGGGTGTTGTATTCAACGAGATGAAGGGCGCCATGAGTTCTGTCACCTCCCAATTGTGGCAGAAACTGAGCAAATATTTGTTCCCCACCACCACCTATCACTTCAATTCCGGTGGCGAACCCGCGGATATCCCTGACCTCACTTACGATCAGCTGGTGAGCTTCTATCGCACTCACTACCACCCCAGCAATGCCATCTTCATGACCTTCGGCGATATCGAGGCGGCAGAGCATCAGGCGGTGTTTGAAGAAAAAGCCCTGCACAAATTCGACCAACTCCACAAAACTGTGGAAGTGGGACGGGAGAAACTGTACGTGGCGCCGGTCCGGGTGGAAGAAAAGTATCCGCTTTCCGGCGAAGAATCCCTGGATGAAAAAACCCATATAGTACTCGGCTGGCTCCTTGGCGACGTCACCGACCTGGAACAGGCGCTCACCGCGCACCTGCTGTCCGGTGTGCTGCTGGATAACAGTGCTTCACCGCTGATGCACCTGCTGGAAACCACCGAACTCGGCCAATCCCCTTCCCCCCTGTGCGGACTCGACGATTCCCAGCGTGAACTGGTATTCGTGTGCGGTATCGAGGGCAGCGAACGGGAGCGAGCGGATGAGCTGGAACAGCAGGTACTCAAGGTACTCGAAGACGTGGCAGAAAACGGCGTGCCCTACGACCAGGTTTCCGCCGCTCTCCACCAGCTGGAATTACAGCAACGGGAAATCGGTGGTGACGGCTACCCCTACGGCCTGCAACTGATCCTTACCGCACTCACCGGCGCCACTCACCGCGGTGATGCTATTGGCCTGCTGAACATCGATGCTGCGCTGGAAAAACTGCGCGAGCAGATTCAGGACCCCCAATTTATCGCCAATGCGGCGCGCCAGCTGCTGCTGGAAAACCAGCATCGCGTGCGCCTGGTACTCTCCCCGGATGCCGAGCTGGCTGGCCGCGAAGAAGCGGCCGAAAAAGCCCGCCTTGCGCAAGTCAAGGCGACCCTCACCGATGGGGAAAAACAGCAGATCATCCAGACAACCAAAGCCCTTGCGGAACGCCAGTTGCGCAAGGACGATGAATCCATTCTGCCGAAGGTAGGCGTAGAGGATATCCCTGCGGAGCTGCCCAAGGTCGAGGGCGAAAAAATCGAGCTGAACAATACCCGGGTGACCCGCTACAGTGCTGGCACCAATGGCCTGGTATACCAGCAGCTGGTTGCGACCCTGCCGGATTTCACCGACGAAGAGCGAATCCTGGTTCCCTACTACTGCCAAACCCTGAGCGAGCTGGGTCTCGGCGACAAGAACTACCTGGAAGTGCAGCAGTGGCAGGCAGCGGTTGCCGGTTCCCTGCACAGCTTTACCAGTCATCGCACCAAACTCGACAACCTGGACAGCCAATCGGGGCACTTTATCCTCTCCGGTAAAGCGCTGGCCGCAAACCAGGCGGGTCTGACCGAACTGATGCAGGCCACTATGGAGCAGGTACGCTTTGACGAGCTGCCACGCATCAAGGAGCTACTGCTGCAAACCCTGGCGCGCCGTGAACAATCCGTTGTCGGCAGTGGTCACGCCCTCGCCATGGCTGCCGCCAGTGCCGGATTCAACCGCGCAGCCTGGGAAGGACACGAGTCCGGCGGCCTGCTCGGCCTGCGCCAGCTCAAGGCCCTGGTCAAGTCCCTCGACAGTACCCAGGGACTGGAAGCCCTTGCAGGCAAGTTCAGCGCGATCCACCAGAAAATCCTCAATGCCAACCGCCAGTTCCTGGTGATCGGTGAAGAGGACCGCCTGTCCGACTTTACCGCGGCCCTGAGCCCGCTGGCGAAAGGCGGCGAGCCAACCACCAATCGGGAAGAAGCGCCCTTTACCCCGCGCAAAATCCAGGAAGTATGGCTGGCCAACAGCCAGGTCAACTTCTGTTCCAAAGCCTACCCGACCGTGCCGATGTCGCACGACGACGCGCCGGCTTTGGCGGTGCTCGGCGGGTTCCTGCGCAACGGTTACCTGCACCGCACCATCCGTGAACAGGGCGGTGCTTACGGCGGCGGTGCCAGCCACGACGTCAACATCGGCGCATTCCGCTTCTACTCCTACCGCGATCCGCGTATGGCAGAAACCCTGCAGGATTTCGATGCGTCGGTGGACTGGCTGCTGAACGAGACCCACGAGGAGTCACAGGTGGAAGAAGCCATCCTCGGTGTGGTGGGCAGCATGGACAAACCGGGCTCTCCCGCCGGTGAAGCGAAAAAGGCTTTCCACTCCAACCTGTATGGCCGCACCCATGCCATCCGCCAGGAATTCCGCCGCAAGGTTTCCGAAGTCAGCCTGGCTGATCTGCAACGCGTGGGAGAAACCTACCTGCAGGCGGATAAGGCCAGTACCGCGGTAGTCACCGGCACTCAGGGACGCGACGCGGGCCTGGCGCTGGACCTGCACGAAGAAAAACTGTGA